The Lates calcarifer isolate ASB-BC8 linkage group LG6, TLL_Latcal_v3, whole genome shotgun sequence genome includes a region encoding these proteins:
- the LOC108882609 gene encoding succinate dehydrogenase [ubiquinone] iron-sulfur subunit, mitochondrial: MSVVCVTLSRNVLAIRNSGMMVMVRYAQTAAAPAPEPKIKKFQIYRWDPDSAGDKPRMQTYEIDLNSCGPMVLDALIKIKNEIDPTLTFRRSCREGICGSCAMNINGGNTLACLNKIDTNINKPTKIYPLPHMYVVKDLVPDMSNFYAQYKSIEPYLKKKDEAQEGKEQYFQSVEDRQKLDGLYECILCACCSTSCPSYWWNGDKYLGPAVLMQAYRWMIDSRDEFTEERLSKLQDPFSLYRCHTIMNCTKTCPKGLNPGKAIAEIKKMMATYKEKKAAAS; encoded by the exons ATGTCGGTGGTCTGTGTCACCCTGAGCCGAAATGTTTTGGCGATCAGGAACTCTGGCATGATGGTG ATGGTGCGGTACGCTCAGACTGCAGCTGCTCCGGCTCCTGAACCCAAAATCAAGAAGTTCCAGATTTACCGCTGGGACCCTGATAGCGCCGGAGACAAACCACGAATGCAGACATATGAAATTGATCTAAACAG CTGTGGTCCAATGGTTCTGGATGCACTCATTAAGATTAAGAATGAGATCGACCCCACGCTCACATTCAGACGCTCCTGTCGTGAAG GTATCTGCGGCTCATGTGCCATGAACATCAACGGAGGCAACACACTGGCATGCCTCAACAAAATcgacacaaacataaacaaaccaacaaaaatcTACCCACTTCCACACATGTATGTGGTCAAAGATCTGGTGCCT GATATGAGCAACTTCTATGCACAGTACAAATCCATCGAGCCCTACCTGAAAAAGAAGGATGAAGCTCAAGAAGGGAAGGAGCAGTATTTCCAGTCGGTGGAGGACAGGCAAAAGCTG GACGGCCTGTACGAGTGCATCCTGTGTGCTTGCTGCAGCACCAGCTGTCCCAGCTACTGGTGGAATGGAGACAAATATCTGGGACCTGCTGTCCTGATGCAG GCGTATCGGTGGATGATTGACTCCCGTGATGAGTTCACTGAGGAACGTCTGTCTAAACTTCAGGACCCCTTCTCTCTCTACCGCTGCCACACAATCATGAACTGCACTAAGACTTGTCCCAAG GGACTCAACCCAGGAAAGGCGATCGCAGAGATCAAGAAAATGATGGCGACTtacaaagagaagaaagcagCAGCTTCATGA